One genomic window of Leptospira johnsonii includes the following:
- a CDS encoding SGNH/GDSL hydrolase family protein, with translation MKEFPFYTTSLLLSPLLIWQGLKARKTIPRLPEASGPDSGEFPGSHPFHLLVLGESTVAGVGIPDYKSSLTGQIASVLQNKSGRKIFWKAIGESGITLKEAKEKFGSRLPESFPDAIVLALGANDVVKLNTQKKWSSDLQDLIDVCRSKYPSTPVFIAGVPPLGIFPSLPKTMRFVLGWKARLLDQASSYLSSKLENVFHVPMRKIGSISSEGIFCSDGFHPSVKGCSIWGEEIADSILAKAVNDFSKKDL, from the coding sequence ATGAAAGAGTTCCCATTTTATACTACAAGCCTTCTCTTGTCTCCTTTACTTATATGGCAGGGGTTGAAGGCTCGTAAAACGATCCCACGTTTGCCGGAAGCTTCCGGTCCGGACTCTGGGGAATTTCCAGGTTCTCATCCTTTCCATCTTTTGGTTTTGGGAGAATCTACCGTTGCAGGTGTGGGAATTCCCGATTATAAAAGTTCTTTGACTGGCCAAATTGCTTCCGTTCTACAAAATAAAAGTGGAAGGAAGATATTTTGGAAAGCGATCGGAGAAAGTGGGATCACTTTGAAAGAAGCAAAGGAGAAGTTCGGATCTCGTTTGCCTGAGTCTTTTCCGGATGCGATCGTTCTTGCTTTGGGCGCGAACGATGTAGTGAAATTGAATACTCAGAAAAAGTGGTCTTCTGATCTACAAGATCTGATTGATGTTTGTAGATCCAAGTATCCAAGCACTCCGGTCTTTATTGCTGGAGTTCCTCCTCTTGGGATTTTTCCTTCTTTGCCTAAGACAATGAGATTTGTTTTAGGCTGGAAGGCCAGACTTTTAGATCAGGCTTCTTCTTATCTTTCTTCAAAACTAGAAAATGTATTTCATGTCCCGATGAGAAAGATCGGATCCATTTCTTCGGAAGGGATCTTTTGTTCGGACGGATTTCATCCTTCCGTGAAAGGTTGTTCTATCTGGGGAGAAGAAATTGCAGATTCAATCTTGGCTAAAGCGGTAAACGATTTTTCTAAGAAAGATCTGTAG
- a CDS encoding phytoene desaturase family protein: protein MNIDQVGNEFDIIFIGSGMGSLTTASLLAQSAGKKVLVLEKHFQPGGFTHEFQRKQGKYHWDVGIHYVGDMHEGGLCKKISDKITRGQLTWKRMPDPFERLVFPTRNFDIYGDPEKFKSDLISQFPEEEEAIERYLKDIRKISVLFGKAIMMRLSPPPLDSLIGILGEGNVVTLKDYFDRNFKSEDLKGILAAQWGDYGLPPSKVAFAMHATLVQHYINGGYYPVGGAGKIFDSIEPILEENGGAVLSSVEAKEILIKDGKVVGVKAKALRGEGHERDFFAPVVISCAGAYPTYTKLIPDSYPISFRKDLKDFYNRERMTTSICLYLGLSESPAKFGFKGENYWIFASPDHDKNFSERNDWLSESDEIPNLYLSFPSLKNPEAKSHTMDVITFTDYSNFAEWKDEPWKKRGEDYKEFKEKIISRILSTLELRFPGLTKLVEFAELSTPITNEHFTSHPDGAIYGLACVPERYKKEKCPWFDVRTPVEGLYLTGADAASPGIAGAMMGGLAAALAVTGNANLLRELRN from the coding sequence ATGAATATTGATCAAGTAGGAAACGAATTCGACATTATATTTATAGGTTCCGGAATGGGAAGCCTAACTACCGCCAGTCTTTTGGCCCAATCAGCAGGAAAGAAAGTCCTGGTCCTGGAAAAACATTTTCAACCGGGCGGTTTTACACATGAGTTCCAGAGAAAACAAGGAAAGTATCATTGGGATGTGGGCATTCACTATGTAGGCGATATGCATGAAGGCGGGCTTTGTAAGAAGATCTCGGATAAGATCACTCGTGGACAACTTACCTGGAAAAGAATGCCGGATCCTTTCGAACGTTTGGTTTTCCCTACTCGAAACTTCGATATTTATGGAGATCCGGAAAAGTTCAAATCGGATCTAATTAGTCAATTCCCTGAGGAAGAGGAAGCCATCGAAAGATATTTAAAGGATATTAGAAAAATTTCAGTCCTTTTTGGAAAGGCGATCATGATGAGACTTTCTCCTCCGCCTTTGGATTCTCTCATCGGTATTCTGGGAGAAGGGAACGTAGTAACTCTCAAGGATTATTTCGATAGAAATTTTAAGAGCGAGGATTTGAAGGGAATTTTAGCCGCCCAATGGGGGGATTATGGACTTCCACCTTCTAAAGTTGCTTTTGCGATGCATGCTACATTAGTGCAGCATTACATTAATGGAGGTTATTATCCGGTGGGGGGTGCCGGTAAAATTTTCGATTCGATTGAACCGATCCTAGAAGAGAATGGTGGCGCAGTCTTATCTTCCGTAGAAGCAAAGGAAATCCTGATCAAAGATGGAAAGGTAGTAGGGGTTAAGGCTAAGGCATTGAGAGGAGAAGGGCATGAGAGAGACTTTTTCGCTCCGGTTGTGATCTCATGCGCGGGAGCTTACCCTACTTATACAAAATTGATCCCGGATTCATATCCGATATCTTTCAGAAAGGATCTAAAAGACTTTTATAATAGAGAAAGAATGACTACAAGTATTTGCCTTTATCTTGGTCTTTCCGAGAGTCCTGCAAAATTCGGATTTAAAGGAGAGAACTATTGGATTTTCGCTTCTCCGGATCATGATAAGAATTTTTCAGAAAGGAATGATTGGCTTTCTGAAAGTGATGAAATACCGAATCTATATCTTTCTTTCCCAAGTTTAAAGAACCCGGAAGCCAAGTCTCATACAATGGATGTAATTACATTCACAGATTATTCCAATTTTGCGGAATGGAAAGATGAACCTTGGAAGAAGAGGGGAGAAGATTATAAGGAATTTAAGGAGAAGATCATAAGTCGTATCCTGTCCACATTGGAGCTTAGATTTCCTGGTCTTACTAAACTAGTTGAATTTGCAGAACTTTCCACTCCGATCACGAATGAACATTTTACTTCTCATCCGGATGGCGCTATCTATGGTTTGGCTTGTGTGCCGGAAAGATACAAAAAGGAAAAATGTCCTTGGTTCGACGTAAGAACTCCGGTTGAAGGTCTATACTTGACCGGCGCGGACGCGGCTTCTCCTGGGATTGCTGGTGCGATGATGGGGGGTCTGGCTGCGGCTTTGGCGGTAACTGGCAATGCAAATCTACTGAGAGAATTAAGAAATTAG
- a CDS encoding TetR/AcrR family transcriptional regulator, translating to MKNSQEKNSYHHGDLKRALLDASIQILKAEGYKALSLRKAATLAGVSQSAPYRHYPDLESLYADIAEEGFRMLAEKQKRLRAKYKKRPLLLFRESGVSYVEFALENPDLFRIMYGNQIESHLKYDSLIKTEDETFQIIVEIIKDCQKAGLIPEGNAEKAATSAWTMAHGVAVLLSGQQMMFRAIDIKQARKITKDLIQFLYTGLKA from the coding sequence ATGAAAAATTCCCAAGAAAAAAATTCATACCACCATGGAGACCTAAAAAGAGCCTTATTAGATGCCTCCATACAGATCTTAAAAGCAGAAGGTTATAAGGCCTTAAGTCTCAGAAAAGCCGCCACCCTGGCCGGAGTTAGCCAATCTGCCCCTTATAGACATTATCCGGACCTGGAATCCTTGTATGCAGACATCGCAGAAGAGGGATTTAGAATGTTGGCTGAAAAACAAAAGAGGCTAAGAGCAAAATATAAAAAGAGACCTTTACTTTTGTTCAGAGAGTCAGGAGTTTCTTATGTGGAATTCGCATTAGAAAATCCTGATCTATTTCGGATCATGTATGGAAATCAGATCGAAAGCCATTTAAAATACGATTCTTTGATAAAAACCGAAGACGAAACATTTCAGATCATAGTGGAGATCATCAAAGATTGCCAAAAAGCAGGGCTGATCCCGGAAGGGAATGCGGAAAAAGCGGCGACCTCCGCTTGGACAATGGCTCATGGAGTTGCAGTATTATTATCAGGTCAACAGATGATGTTTCGAGCTATCGATATAAAACAAGCAAGAAAGATCACTAAGGACTTAATCCAATTCTTATATACTGGACTAAAAGCATAA
- a CDS encoding SAM-dependent methyltransferase, with amino-acid sequence MSLIYALMEKDVFPDWLIRFRIRQLLRLRLRMEDKGSLEKNQEHLIQYVNSLKQSPIAIDTKAANEQHYEVPSSFFKLVMGKYMKYSSGYWTSPNVSIDESERTMLELTCKRAELENGMNVLDLGCGWGSLSLYIAEKYPKCKVTGVSNSKSQKKFIDSEAKKRGLKNLNIITSDMNVFKTSLKYDRIISIEMLEHMKNYEALFEKLASFLKPKGKFFVHIFTHKKFAYPFEVVDDTDWMAKYFFTGGQMPSHDLFLYFQKDFQICDQWVVNGKNYALTSEAWLSNMYKNKKEILEILGETYGKEQAVKWFVYWKTFFMACAELWKYKNGEEWIVSHYLFDKR; translated from the coding sequence ATGAGTCTGATCTATGCTCTAATGGAAAAAGATGTTTTCCCGGACTGGTTGATCCGATTCAGGATACGCCAACTTTTACGCCTCAGGCTTCGAATGGAAGATAAGGGTAGTTTGGAAAAAAATCAGGAACATCTGATCCAGTATGTAAATTCTTTAAAACAATCTCCTATTGCAATAGATACCAAAGCCGCGAATGAGCAGCACTACGAGGTTCCTTCTTCTTTTTTCAAATTGGTAATGGGAAAATATATGAAGTATAGCTCAGGCTATTGGACTTCTCCCAATGTAAGTATAGATGAATCAGAAAGAACTATGCTGGAACTGACTTGCAAAAGAGCAGAGCTAGAAAACGGGATGAACGTTTTGGACCTAGGTTGCGGTTGGGGCTCACTTTCTCTTTATATAGCGGAGAAGTATCCGAAATGTAAAGTAACAGGAGTTTCCAATTCTAAAAGCCAAAAAAAGTTTATAGATTCAGAGGCAAAGAAAAGAGGTTTAAAGAACCTGAATATCATTACCTCAGATATGAACGTATTTAAGACGAGTCTGAAATACGATAGGATCATCTCCATAGAAATGTTAGAGCATATGAAAAACTACGAAGCCCTATTCGAAAAGCTAGCGAGCTTTCTCAAACCAAAGGGAAAATTTTTCGTACATATATTTACTCATAAAAAATTCGCTTATCCTTTTGAAGTTGTGGATGATACCGATTGGATGGCGAAATATTTTTTTACGGGAGGGCAGATGCCTTCTCATGATCTATTCTTATATTTCCAAAAGGATTTTCAGATTTGCGACCAATGGGTGGTAAACGGAAAAAATTATGCGCTTACTTCCGAAGCTTGGCTTTCCAATATGTATAAGAATAAAAAAGAAATTTTGGAAATTTTAGGAGAAACCTACGGCAAAGAACAAGCTGTGAAATGGTTCGTCTACTGGAAAACTTTCTTCATGGCATGTGCTGAACTTTGGAAATACAAAAACGGAGAGGAATGGATCGTTTCCCATTATCTTTTCGATAAAAGATAG
- a CDS encoding DUF1295 domain-containing protein: MYEKAVSLMFSAWVVVFFLMSLLWLIGKLIKNYSIVDVGWGLCISTVAIVYFLLGDAFSVRKAIFAFMATVWGWRLSYFIFTTRVLTGHEDARYTEFRKDYGDQVDRKFFINVFQFQGILGTILSLPFLFPALNPSIQTHPLELIGLCVFIVGLWGESVADFQLAEFKLDPANKGKVCDIGLWRYSRHPNYFFEWVIWISFGLVSLASPWGWIGLISPLVMFILLTKITGIPLNEIGQLRSKGNLYLEYKSRTSAFFPWFPKK; the protein is encoded by the coding sequence ATGTACGAAAAAGCCGTTTCTTTGATGTTCAGTGCCTGGGTGGTAGTATTCTTTTTAATGAGCCTTCTATGGCTGATTGGAAAACTGATCAAAAACTATTCGATCGTAGACGTAGGATGGGGACTTTGTATTTCTACGGTTGCAATCGTATATTTTCTGTTAGGTGATGCCTTTTCTGTAAGGAAAGCGATTTTCGCCTTTATGGCTACTGTTTGGGGTTGGAGACTTTCGTATTTTATATTTACCACAAGAGTTCTGACCGGCCATGAAGATGCAAGATACACTGAATTTCGAAAGGATTATGGAGATCAGGTAGATCGAAAGTTTTTCATCAATGTATTTCAGTTTCAAGGAATTCTAGGGACGATCTTAAGCCTTCCATTTCTTTTTCCTGCTCTGAATCCTTCTATCCAAACTCATCCTTTAGAATTGATCGGTCTCTGCGTTTTTATAGTAGGATTATGGGGCGAATCAGTCGCAGATTTCCAATTAGCAGAATTCAAATTGGACCCTGCGAATAAAGGGAAGGTTTGCGATATAGGTCTTTGGAGATATAGCAGGCATCCGAATTATTTTTTTGAATGGGTGATCTGGATTTCTTTCGGTCTGGTTTCTTTGGCCTCTCCTTGGGGATGGATCGGTCTTATTTCTCCACTAGTCATGTTTATTCTTTTAACTAAGATCACTGGGATCCCTTTGAATGAGATCGGACAATTAAGATCCAAAGGGAATCTTTACTTGGAATATAAATCCAGGACCAGTGCATTCTTCCCTTGGTTTCCCAAAAAGTAG
- a CDS encoding DUF2062 domain-containing protein: MTKLENQESKPSFLAKAKVRILEELKTGTSPEKIALSLAIGGAIGIFPLIGTTMALCAFLGFVLRLNPVSIQIANYAMYPFQVFLIVPFLKLGAYLYGKELDLTWAYRLAEGDSTQVWEGLSHSAGYAVLGWTCSVPIPAGVSYFLLLILVKKANQIVRK; this comes from the coding sequence GTGACGAAATTAGAAAACCAAGAATCGAAACCTTCTTTTTTAGCTAAGGCAAAAGTAAGGATATTGGAAGAATTAAAGACCGGAACCAGTCCGGAAAAGATCGCCTTATCTCTGGCAATAGGCGGAGCAATAGGTATCTTTCCTTTAATTGGGACCACTATGGCGTTATGCGCCTTCTTAGGTTTTGTTCTGAGGCTGAATCCGGTCTCTATTCAGATCGCAAATTATGCGATGTATCCATTTCAAGTTTTTCTAATTGTGCCTTTTTTAAAATTAGGAGCTTACTTGTATGGTAAGGAACTTGATCTGACTTGGGCCTATCGGCTTGCAGAAGGGGACAGTACTCAGGTTTGGGAAGGTCTTTCTCATTCTGCAGGATATGCGGTCTTGGGTTGGACTTGTTCGGTGCCAATTCCTGCAGGGGTTTCTTATTTTCTATTATTAATCCTGGTTAAAAAAGCAAACCAGATCGTCCGTAAATGA
- a CDS encoding SAM-dependent methyltransferase, with protein sequence MEGDNIVKGESLQETVGSESRTLSFYERIFFSALSGMQRGSLRILFPDGGQRYLGNPNSSDAPEFHHAILQVKDRKFFKKLVLYGDLGLAESYMDGDWDTDDIRAIICWFLLNLESTPSVSGSNKNFIHLTLMNLGNRLLHLFRNNSIRGSKKNISEHYDLGNDFYKKFLDPTMTYSCAYFVDPGKSLEEAQLAKIENLCKKLKLKTSDHLLEIGTGWGAFSTYAAKKYGCKVTSYTISEEQYKFAKEKITSLGLEDKIEVRLEDYRKVQGTYDKIVTVEMLEAVGHEYFEDFFAMCNRVLKKDGLMAHQIITCPDSRYESFRKGVDFIQKHIFPGSLLPSIARINEAINKTGDMFLHELEDIGKYYDKTLMSWQKGFEENLSSIRNMGYDESFLRKWRYYFSYCAAAFHMRNISVVQVVYTRPNNLGLNSQ encoded by the coding sequence TTGGAAGGCGATAATATAGTAAAAGGTGAATCGTTACAGGAAACCGTAGGTTCGGAAAGTCGAACTTTAAGTTTTTATGAAAGAATCTTCTTCTCCGCTTTGTCGGGGATGCAAAGAGGATCTTTAAGGATACTCTTTCCGGACGGAGGGCAAAGATATTTAGGAAATCCTAATTCTTCGGATGCTCCGGAGTTTCATCATGCGATCCTGCAAGTGAAAGACAGAAAGTTTTTCAAAAAGTTGGTATTGTACGGAGATCTTGGCCTCGCAGAATCTTATATGGACGGTGATTGGGACACGGACGATATCCGCGCGATCATTTGTTGGTTCTTATTGAATTTAGAAAGTACACCTTCGGTCAGCGGTTCCAATAAGAATTTCATTCATCTTACATTGATGAATTTAGGAAATCGACTGTTACATTTATTCCGGAATAATTCCATTCGAGGAAGTAAAAAAAATATTTCCGAACATTACGATCTAGGAAACGATTTTTATAAAAAATTCTTAGATCCTACTATGACTTATTCCTGCGCTTACTTTGTCGATCCTGGAAAATCTTTGGAAGAAGCGCAACTTGCAAAGATAGAAAATCTTTGTAAAAAATTAAAACTCAAAACTTCCGATCATCTTTTGGAGATTGGAACGGGCTGGGGTGCATTCTCCACTTATGCAGCTAAAAAATACGGATGCAAAGTGACATCTTACACAATCTCGGAAGAACAATACAAATTTGCAAAAGAAAAGATCACAAGCTTGGGACTTGAAGATAAGATAGAAGTCCGACTCGAAGATTATAGAAAAGTACAGGGCACTTACGATAAGATCGTGACTGTGGAAATGTTAGAAGCTGTAGGTCACGAATATTTCGAAGACTTCTTTGCCATGTGTAATCGGGTTTTGAAAAAAGACGGACTTATGGCCCACCAGATCATCACTTGCCCAGATTCCAGATATGAGTCTTTTAGGAAGGGAGTGGATTTTATCCAAAAACATATTTTCCCCGGGTCACTTTTACCTTCTATTGCTAGGATCAATGAAGCGATCAATAAAACAGGAGATATGTTTCTCCATGAATTGGAAGATATTGGGAAATATTACGATAAAACTCTCATGTCTTGGCAGAAGGGATTCGAAGAAAATTTATCGTCAATCCGAAATATGGGTTATGACGAATCCTTTTTACGCAAGTGGAGATATTATTTTTCGTATTGCGCCGCAGCCTTCCATATGAGAAATATCAGCGTGGTGCAGGTAGTGTATACCAGGCCGAATAATCTCGGATTGAATTCTCAGTGA